A genomic window from Silene latifolia isolate original U9 population chromosome 11, ASM4854445v1, whole genome shotgun sequence includes:
- the LOC141611387 gene encoding protein trichome birefringence-like 12: MPLKPTKALITSLILSTFILFYLYTTFLSLSSLKSTKFPNFLPHSSQNHCNLFKGNWIFDPNNKPMYDETCPFHRNAWNCLRNKREKMGLINSWKWVPENCSLGKIDPFEFLGFMRNKNIGFVGDSLNENFLVSFVCVLRVADNGVKKWKKMGAWRGAYFPKFNVTVAYHRAVLLSKYQWQEKQSDQDGVKGIYRVDVDTPANEWVHVTKFYDVLVFNTGHWWGPHKFPKETPLVFYQKGRPISPPLDFMDGLKVVLQSMISYIDKEVPSSTLKLWRLQSPRHFYGGEWNQNGSCLLNEPLEESQLDLWFDPSNNGVNKEARQLNQVIKAALQGSDIQMLDLTHLSEYRADAHPAIWLGKKDAVAVWGQDCMHWCLPGVPDTWVDILAELIRRHLGGDTYLV, encoded by the exons ATGCCTCTAAAACCCACAAAAGCACTAATCACATCACTAATCCTCTCAACCTTCATCCTCTTCTACCTCTACACCACATTCCTCTCTTTATCCTCACTCAAATCCACCAAATTCCCCAACTTTTTGCCACATTCTTCACAAAATCACTGTAATTTATTCAAAGGAAACTGGATATTCGACCCGAATAACAAACCCATGTATGATGAAACATGCCCATTTCACAGAAACGCATGGAATTGCCTtagaaataaaagagagaaaatgGGTTTAATCAATTCTTGGAAATGGGTGCCTGAAAATTGTAGTTTAGGAAAGATTGATCCTTTTGAATTTCTAGGGTTTATGAGGAATAAGAATATTGGGTTTGTTGGTGATTCATTAAATGAGAATTTCTTAGTGTCTTTTGTTTGTGTTTTGAGAGTTGCTGATAATGGTGTTAAGAAGTGGAAAAAGATGGGTGCTTGGAGAGGTGCTTATTTTCCTAAGTTTAATGTTACTGTTGCTTATCATCGTGCTGTTTTGCTTTCTAAGTATCA GTGGCAGGAGAAGCAATCGGATCAAGATGGTGTGAAGGGCATATACAGAGTGGATGTTGATACACCTGCAAATGAATGGGTTCACGTTACCAAATTCTATGACGTCCTTGTCTTTAACACTGGCCATTG GTGGGGTCCTCACAAATTTCCAAAAGAGACGCCTCTTGTATTCTATCAGAAAGGACGACCCATTTCACCGCCCCTTGATTTTATGGATGGCCTTAAAGTTGTATTACAGAGTATGATCTCATACATTGATAAAGAAGTTCCTAGTAGCACACTCAAGCTATGGCGCCTGCAGTCTCCTAGACACTTTTACGGTGGAGAGTGGAATCAAAATGGCAGTTGCTTGTTAAACGAACCCCTTGAAGAATCTCAG CTTGACTTGTGGTTTGATCCCAGTAACAACGGAGTCAACAAAGAAGCAAGACAGCTTAATCAAGTGATCAAGGCAGCACTACAAGGAAGCGATATCCAGATGCTAGACTTGACTCATCTTAGCGAGTACAGAGCAGATGCTCATCCCGCTATCTGGCTTGGAAAGAAGGATGCAGTTGCCGTGTGGGGCCAAGATTGCATGCATTGGTGTCTACCCGGCGTTCCTGACACTTGGGTTGATATACTGGCAGAATTGATTCGAAGACATCTAGGTGGCGATACTTATTTAGTTTAG
- the LOC141611388 gene encoding protein RMD5 homolog: MELSALRGSFEHVAKKQKLSSSKCYEVVDTINNEIEQALVTLQSDQDPSLMVDHKSTLTQLKIKLKAIGSGKELESTQKELNTNITKYLKLLEKVFNPDISKAYRNVDFDVQTINEIVSNHFFRQGLFDIGECLMKEAGRPNPNAMQTHFTQLYQILEAIHAKNLQPALNWASANHEKLKQNGSSLALKLHQHHFVELLKQGKRDEALHYVKLHISPFSSSHMHEVQKLTICVLWIEKLDKCPYKEMLSSTTWETLADELSREFCVILGQPSRSPLTVTLEAGLEGLPILVKLATLMATKPHEWDIMKQLAVPLELGNEFLFHSTFVCPVSREEGAPDNPPMLLPCGHVLCRQSIMKMSKMNSRTFKCPYCPHDASVAQCRQLYF; this comes from the coding sequence ATGGAGCTGAGTGCCTTGCGTGGATCTTTCGAGCATGTAGCGAAGAAGCAAAAGCTGTCATCCTCAAAATGTTATGAAGTGGTTGATACAATAAACAATGAAATCGAACAAGCTTTGGTAACATTGCAGTCAGATCAAGACCCCTCCCTTATGGTTGATCACAAGTCCACTTTGACACAGCTTAAAATCAAGCTTAAAGCAATTGGTTCGGGAAAAGAGTTAGAAAGCACCCAGAAAGAGCTGAACACAAACATTACCAAATATCTTAAGCTCCTTGAAAAGGTATTTAATCCAGACATATCCAAGGCATATCGAAACGTTGATTTTGATGTCCAGACTATTAATGAGATCGTCTCAAATCATTTCTTCCGGCAAGGACTGTTCGATATTGGGGAGTGTTTGATGAAGGAGGCTGGCAGACCAAATCCCAATGCTATGCAAACTCATTTTACTCAATTATATCAAATTTTGGAGGCAATCCATGCCAAAAATTTACAGCCTGCACTAAATTGGGCATCCGCAAATCACGAAAAGCTCAAACAGAATGGTTCAAGCCTAGCCCTGAAACTTCACCAACACCACTTTGTAGAATTACTGAAGCAAGGAAAACGAGACGAAGCTCTCCACTATGTCAAATTACACAtttctcctttctcttcttcACACATGCATGAAGTACAAAAACTTACTATCTGTGTTTTGTGGATTGAAAAGCTTGACAAATGCCCATACAAAGAGATGCTGTCTTCAACAACATGGGAAACATTAGCGGACGAGCTGTCACGAGAGTTCTGTGTTATACTGGGTCAACCCTCTCGGTCCCCATTGACTGTGACTTTGGAAGCAGGTCTTGAAGGATTACCGATTCTAGTGAAGTTGGCAACTCTTATGGCTACGAAACCACATGAATGGGACATAATGAAGCAATTGGCAGTTCCATTGGAGCTCGGTAACGAATTTCTTTTTCATTCGACGTTTGTTTGCCCAGTTAGTCGGGAGGAAGGAGCTCCAGATAACCCGCCCATGTTGTTGCCTTGTGGGCATGTCTTGTGCAGGCAATCGATCATGAAAATGTCAAAGATGAACAGCAGGACATTCAAATGTCCATATTGCCCTCATGATGCTTCAGTTGCACAATGCAGGCAACTTTACTTCTAA